One genomic segment of Hymenobacter psoromatis includes these proteins:
- a CDS encoding glycosyltransferase, producing MSLPPLASLPPALLLLPLLLVQGWFWLRYFRPFARRPPEAAADAPGPDTEPVSIIVCAHNELDNLRELIPVLLRQDYPPGFELVLVDDRSQDDTYLFTQQLSQYYPGRFRLVTVTHTPAGFASKKYALTLGIKAARHAHLLFTDADCRPVGPDWLRLMQRGFQASLPHRGGVGADIVLGYSGYAERPGLLNRLIRYDTLLTAAQYLGLAWAGRPYMGVGRNLAYTRGTFQSTKGFASHMRRLSGDDDLLVQDAVALGARAAVVADAPAHTLSQPAETWAAWWRQKRRHLSAGSRYRAADRRRLGFFMGSNGLFYLLTPVILAVGWNRENLVSLAIIWLVRTLLLLAVYRPLARRLRANFPPLLLPALDFLYFVFYGAWGISLFRHRSLQWK from the coding sequence GTGTCGTTACCTCCTCTCGCTTCCCTACCCCCCGCGCTTCTATTGCTGCCGCTGCTTTTGGTGCAGGGGTGGTTTTGGCTTCGGTATTTCCGGCCCTTCGCGCGGCGGCCTCCAGAAGCAGCGGCCGATGCGCCGGGGCCGGATACGGAGCCGGTGTCCATCATCGTGTGCGCTCACAACGAGCTGGACAACCTGCGCGAGCTGATTCCGGTGCTGCTACGCCAGGACTACCCCCCCGGTTTTGAGCTGGTGCTGGTGGACGACCGCAGCCAGGACGATACCTATTTATTTACGCAGCAGCTGAGCCAATACTACCCCGGCCGCTTCCGGCTGGTGACCGTGACGCACACGCCGGCCGGCTTCGCCTCCAAAAAATACGCCCTCACTCTCGGCATCAAGGCCGCCCGCCACGCGCATCTTCTTTTTACGGATGCCGACTGCCGCCCCGTCGGCCCCGACTGGCTGCGCCTGATGCAGCGCGGCTTTCAGGCTTCCCTACCCCACCGGGGGGGGGTAGGGGCCGATATCGTGCTCGGCTACTCGGGCTACGCCGAACGGCCGGGCCTGCTTAACCGGCTCATTCGCTACGACACGCTGCTCACGGCCGCCCAATACCTGGGCCTGGCCTGGGCGGGGCGGCCCTACATGGGGGTAGGGCGTAACCTGGCCTATACCCGCGGCACCTTCCAAAGCACCAAGGGCTTTGCCAGCCACATGCGGCGGCTCAGCGGCGACGACGACCTGCTGGTGCAGGACGCGGTGGCCCTGGGAGCGCGCGCCGCCGTGGTGGCCGACGCGCCCGCCCACACCCTGAGCCAGCCCGCCGAAACCTGGGCCGCCTGGTGGCGCCAGAAGCGGCGGCACCTCTCGGCCGGCAGCCGCTACCGGGCCGCCGACCGCCGCCGGCTGGGCTTTTTTATGGGCAGCAACGGCCTTTTTTACTTGCTTACGCCGGTCATTTTGGCAGTTGGATGGAACCGCGAAAACTTGGTATCTTTGGCCATAATCTGGTTGGTGCGAACATTGCTACTGCTGGCTGTTTATAGGCCGCTGGCGCGCCGGCTGCGCGCTAATTTCCCGCCGCTGCTGCTACCAGCGCTCGACTTTCTCTACTTTGTCTTTTATGGTGCCTGGGGGATTTCCCTATTTCGGCACCGTTCGCTCCAATGGAAATAA
- a CDS encoding RNA polymerase sigma factor, giving the protein MEINPNDIQKQFSSKAKHDFKLIRAAVDHGDEKAYAELMHIYKKPVFHVVLKMVRNPDDAEDLTIEAFAKAFKNLHKFNPEFAFSTWLFRIATNNCIDFIRKNKIKTMSIDSAVKMGDGDEIQLEFRDNDLNPADTTIKNQKIEIMRHVVSRLPDKYQRLVSLRYFDELSYEEIATELKAPLGTVKAQLHRARELLFDMVKDKKEII; this is encoded by the coding sequence ATGGAAATAAATCCGAACGATATTCAGAAACAATTTTCCTCCAAAGCCAAGCACGATTTTAAGCTCATTCGGGCTGCCGTGGACCACGGCGACGAGAAAGCTTACGCCGAGCTGATGCACATCTATAAGAAGCCCGTTTTCCACGTGGTGCTCAAGATGGTGCGCAACCCCGACGACGCCGAGGACCTGACCATCGAGGCCTTCGCCAAGGCGTTCAAAAACCTCCACAAATTCAACCCCGAATTCGCGTTCAGTACCTGGCTGTTTCGCATCGCCACCAACAACTGCATTGACTTTATTCGCAAGAATAAAATCAAAACCATGAGCATTGACTCGGCAGTGAAGATGGGCGACGGCGATGAGATTCAGCTTGAGTTTCGGGATAACGACCTCAACCCGGCCGACACAACGATTAAGAATCAGAAAATCGAAATCATGCGCCACGTCGTGTCGCGCCTGCCCGATAAATATCAGCGCCTAGTGAGCCTACGCTACTTCGACGAGCTGAGCTACGAGGAAATCGCCACCGAACTAAAAGCGCCCCTGGGTACCGTGAAGGCGCAGCTGCACCGCGCCCGCGAGCTGCTTTTTGACATGGTGAAGGACAAGAAGGAAATTATTTAA
- the rsmG gene encoding 16S rRNA (guanine(527)-N(7))-methyltransferase RsmG: MSLLTKYFPSLTAHQRAQFTQLETEFKAWNAQINLVARPDADNLVERHLLHSLGLAKVVQFPAGSAVLDVGTGGGLPGLPLAILFPEVKFHLVDSIGKKIRAVQLMAADLGLTNVTAEQIRAEDVREKFDFVVSRAVARLATFHPWIRHSYKKHPAPGAGLYYLKGGDLTEEIAESGLVAQVVDLSNFFEEEFFETKKVVVVPA; encoded by the coding sequence ATGTCGCTCCTTACCAAGTACTTCCCTAGCCTCACTGCTCACCAGCGCGCTCAATTTACTCAACTCGAAACCGAGTTTAAAGCCTGGAATGCGCAAATAAACCTGGTGGCCCGGCCCGATGCCGACAACCTCGTGGAGCGGCACCTGCTACACTCGCTGGGCCTAGCCAAGGTGGTGCAGTTTCCGGCCGGCAGCGCGGTGCTGGACGTGGGCACTGGTGGCGGCCTGCCCGGCCTGCCGCTGGCCATCCTATTTCCGGAGGTGAAGTTTCACCTCGTGGACAGCATCGGCAAGAAAATCCGGGCCGTGCAGCTGATGGCCGCCGACCTGGGCCTGACCAACGTCACGGCCGAGCAAATCCGGGCCGAGGACGTGCGCGAAAAATTCGACTTTGTGGTGAGCCGCGCCGTGGCGCGCCTGGCCACTTTTCACCCCTGGATTAGGCACAGCTACAAAAAACACCCCGCGCCGGGTGCAGGCTTGTATTATTTAAAAGGCGGCGACCTGACGGAGGAAATTGCCGAAAGCGGCCTCGTGGCGCAGGTCGTGGACCTAAGCAATTTTTTTGAGGAAGAATTTTTTGAGACGAAAAAAGTGGTCGTAGTGCCGGCGTAG
- a CDS encoding mechanosensitive ion channel family protein has protein sequence MPLPVPAPLSLSNVDFYVDHLRTLAALYLPRLAAAAVLLVVGWWVISWLSRLVANATARLDVSLSSFVTSMFSILLKVLLLISAAGMVGFQTTSFVAILGAAGLAVGLALQGTLANFAGGVLILIFKPFVVGDVIESQGKSGTVQAIQIFNTILLTSLGDIVILPNGATSNGVLVNKAHPQQAVVEVPLDLPATTDLDTLRQQALPLLKALPDVLPTPQPQVSITTLTPGAAMTITFQAHTTPGKEDALRKTMLEALQQFFAQQGEKK, from the coding sequence ATGCCCCTGCCTGTCCCCGCACCGCTGTCGCTCAGCAACGTTGATTTTTACGTAGACCACCTGCGCACGCTGGCGGCGCTATATCTGCCGCGGCTGGCTGCGGCCGCTGTGCTGCTGGTGGTGGGCTGGTGGGTCATCAGCTGGCTGAGCCGACTGGTGGCGAACGCCACGGCGCGGCTCGACGTGTCGCTCAGCTCGTTCGTAACCAGCATGTTCAGTATCCTGCTCAAGGTGCTGCTGCTCATCTCGGCAGCGGGCATGGTGGGGTTTCAGACGACCTCCTTCGTGGCTATTCTGGGAGCGGCAGGCCTGGCGGTGGGCCTGGCTTTGCAGGGCACGCTGGCCAACTTTGCGGGCGGCGTACTGATATTGATTTTCAAGCCCTTTGTGGTAGGTGATGTTATTGAAAGCCAAGGTAAAAGCGGTACTGTGCAGGCCATCCAGATTTTCAATACCATCCTGCTCACCTCGCTGGGCGACATCGTGATTCTGCCCAACGGCGCGACCTCCAACGGCGTGCTCGTCAACAAAGCCCACCCCCAGCAAGCCGTAGTAGAAGTGCCGCTCGACCTGCCCGCTACCACCGACCTTGACACCCTGCGCCAGCAAGCGCTCCCGCTGCTAAAGGCGCTGCCCGATGTGCTCCCTACCCCCCAGCCACAAGTCAGCATCACCACTCTCACGCCGGGCGCAGCCATGACCATCACCTTCCAGGCGCACACCACGCCCGGCAAGGAAGACGCCCTGCGCAAGACCATGCTGGAGGCGTTGCAGCAATTTTTCGCGCAGCAAGGCGAGAAGAAATAA
- a CDS encoding peptidylprolyl isomerase — MLHLLLLLLAAPPTPPAHPYADATRRRIATAQDERQTAALLPFLQNKNPVYRAAAAEALASVQDKKALPALLPLLNDATPAVRRAAAFALGQAGDSAAVPALAQRLARPEASAPARRAAYEALSRCVTKRTVSQIWEVKPPGPDSAAAPGRAWALYRATLRGLATPEVVRQTTALLVQKGVGMAPARAGASAALARVRGQDSTLAQVALPVLLQAVGNDQDYFVRENCASALGRVGRPAAVEALLRAADTDADHRVRIAALRALPARAAIGIVAAIDQGLTRPLAQETLTAAEWLLRVPTDSLWASADFLGYVRRAQHWRTRATLLQAALHHARAARRLALADTIRARYQRTPNQYEKAALLTALSEDPAQFDFLAKEATLTTGPPVVPGTALAALVSLRSAKSFPTARQADFTAALRRALAGGDVAQLATAAEALANPALVPTPQPADEAALRQAQRKLTLPREIEAWLGLQQALDKLTKAPKPTPMPVGPASQHLIDWALVQRIPVGQQVRMETTKGVIILELKVVEAPGSVASFVQLLNQHFYDGLYFHRVVPDFVAQGGDPRGDGSGSTPYNLRSEFSELRYDAGAVGLASAGKDTESCQFFFTHQPTPHLDGRYTIFAQVTQGMEVVQRLEIGDKMLRVALLPAGR; from the coding sequence ATGCTCCACTTGCTGCTTCTGCTGCTCGCCGCGCCGCCTACCCCGCCCGCGCACCCCTACGCCGATGCCACGCGCCGCCGCATCGCCACCGCCCAGGACGAGCGCCAAACAGCCGCGCTGCTGCCTTTTTTGCAAAATAAAAATCCGGTTTACCGCGCCGCCGCCGCCGAGGCCCTGGCCTCGGTGCAAGACAAAAAAGCCCTGCCCGCGCTCCTACCCCTGCTAAACGACGCAACGCCCGCCGTGCGCCGCGCTGCTGCCTTCGCCCTGGGCCAGGCCGGCGACAGCGCGGCCGTGCCCGCCCTGGCCCAGCGCCTGGCCCGGCCCGAAGCCAGCGCCCCCGCCCGCCGCGCCGCCTACGAGGCGCTGAGCCGCTGCGTCACCAAGCGCACGGTCAGCCAAATCTGGGAGGTGAAGCCGCCTGGCCCCGACTCAGCCGCCGCGCCCGGCCGGGCTTGGGCGCTGTACCGGGCCACGCTGCGCGGCTTGGCTACGCCCGAGGTGGTGCGCCAAACCACGGCGTTGCTGGTCCAGAAGGGGGTAGGGATGGCCCCGGCGCGGGCCGGCGCGTCGGCGGCCCTGGCGCGGGTGCGCGGCCAAGACTCGACGCTGGCGCAAGTGGCGCTGCCAGTGCTGCTGCAAGCCGTGGGGAATGACCAAGATTATTTCGTGCGCGAAAATTGCGCGTCGGCCCTGGGCCGGGTGGGCCGGCCGGCGGCCGTAGAAGCCTTACTAAGAGCCGCCGACACTGACGCTGACCACCGGGTACGCATCGCGGCGTTGCGGGCACTGCCGGCGCGGGCGGCCATCGGCATCGTAGCGGCCATCGACCAGGGCCTGACCCGGCCATTGGCTCAGGAAACCCTGACGGCCGCCGAGTGGCTGCTGCGCGTGCCCACCGACAGCCTCTGGGCCAGCGCCGATTTCCTGGGCTACGTGCGCCGCGCGCAGCATTGGCGCACCCGCGCCACGCTGCTGCAAGCGGCCCTGCACCACGCCCGCGCCGCCCGCCGCTTGGCCCTGGCCGATACCATCCGCGCTCGTTACCAGCGCACGCCCAACCAATACGAAAAAGCCGCGCTACTTACTGCCCTCAGCGAAGACCCGGCGCAGTTTGATTTTTTGGCGAAAGAGGCTACGCTGACCACCGGCCCGCCCGTGGTGCCCGGCACGGCGCTGGCGGCGCTGGTGAGTTTGCGAAGCGCTAAAAGCTTCCCCACCGCCCGGCAGGCCGATTTTACGGCGGCGCTGCGGCGGGCGCTGGCGGGCGGCGACGTGGCCCAGCTCGCCACCGCCGCCGAGGCGCTGGCCAATCCCGCGCTCGTGCCTACCCCCCAGCCCGCCGACGAAGCCGCCCTGCGTCAGGCCCAACGTAAGCTCACGCTACCCCGCGAAATTGAGGCGTGGCTGGGTTTGCAGCAGGCCCTGGATAAGCTCACGAAAGCGCCCAAACCCACGCCCATGCCCGTCGGCCCGGCTAGCCAGCACCTCATCGATTGGGCGCTGGTGCAGCGTATTCCGGTGGGCCAGCAAGTGCGAATGGAAACCACCAAGGGCGTTATTATCTTGGAATTGAAAGTAGTAGAAGCCCCCGGCTCAGTGGCCAGCTTTGTGCAATTACTCAACCAGCACTTCTATGACGGGCTGTATTTTCACCGCGTGGTGCCCGATTTCGTGGCGCAGGGCGGCGACCCGCGCGGCGACGGCTCGGGCAGCACGCCCTACAACCTGCGCTCCGAGTTTTCGGAGCTGCGCTACGATGCCGGGGCCGTGGGCCTGGCCTCGGCCGGCAAGGATACCGAGAGCTGTCAGTTCTTTTTCACTCACCAGCCTACTCCCCACCTCGACGGCCGCTATACCATCTTTGCCCAGGTAACGCAAGGAATGGAGGTAGTGCAACGGCTCGAAATCGGGGATAAAATGCTGCGCGTGGCGCTGCTGCCCGCCGGGCGCTAG
- a CDS encoding S-adenosylmethionine:tRNA ribosyltransferase-isomerase translates to MDPHQLHIQDFHYELPADRIAPEPLADRAASRLLVSRRGVISDKTFRDLPDELPADSLLIFNDTRVVRARLLAQRPTGGAVELFCLEPVAPHRALEPALQQTGAATWRCLVGNGRRWKSGPVSLSFQFAGQPATLWAERRAHEASGESLLDFRWEPASLPFAEVLRAAGHLPLPPYLHRAATPADAVRYQTVYAAHEGAVAAPTAGLHFTPELLAELAARGIATGQLTLHVGAGTFQPVKAETMADHPMHAEPIIVSAGLLRQLLAHRPRPVIAVGTTSLRTLESLYWLGAALVRGSPTPAAALEVSQWQPYAALPPGAAEVPAEAALQALLAHLEATGSAAVEASTRLLIAPGYRFRLVQGLITNFHQPESTLLLLVAALLGPGWRAVYAHALRQGYRFLSYGDSSLLLPGAE, encoded by the coding sequence ATGGACCCTCATCAGCTGCACATCCAGGATTTTCATTACGAGCTGCCCGCCGACCGCATCGCGCCCGAGCCGCTGGCCGACCGCGCCGCCAGCCGCCTGTTGGTGAGCCGCCGGGGCGTTATCTCGGATAAGACTTTCCGCGACTTGCCGGATGAGCTGCCGGCCGATAGTCTGCTCATTTTCAACGACACGCGGGTGGTGCGGGCGCGGCTGCTGGCCCAGCGGCCCACGGGCGGCGCGGTGGAGTTGTTTTGCCTGGAGCCGGTGGCCCCGCACCGCGCCTTGGAGCCAGCCTTGCAGCAAACCGGGGCCGCCACCTGGCGCTGCCTGGTGGGCAACGGCCGCCGCTGGAAAAGCGGCCCGGTGAGCCTCAGCTTCCAATTCGCGGGCCAGCCGGCTACCCTCTGGGCCGAGCGCCGGGCCCACGAGGCCAGCGGCGAAAGCCTGCTTGATTTCCGCTGGGAGCCGGCTTCGCTGCCCTTCGCCGAGGTGCTGCGGGCGGCCGGGCACCTGCCCCTACCCCCCTACCTGCACCGCGCCGCCACCCCCGCCGACGCCGTGCGCTACCAAACCGTGTACGCGGCCCACGAGGGGGCCGTGGCCGCGCCCACCGCCGGCCTGCACTTTACCCCCGAGCTGCTGGCCGAGCTGGCCGCCCGCGGCATTGCCACCGGGCAGCTGACGCTGCACGTGGGCGCGGGCACCTTCCAGCCCGTCAAGGCCGAGACGATGGCCGACCACCCCATGCACGCCGAGCCGATTATCGTGTCGGCCGGGCTACTGCGGCAGCTGCTGGCACACCGGCCGCGGCCGGTTATTGCGGTGGGCACCACCAGCTTGCGCACCCTGGAAAGCCTGTATTGGCTGGGGGCGGCGCTGGTGCGCGGCAGCCCTACCCCCGCCGCCGCGCTCGAAGTGAGCCAGTGGCAGCCCTACGCCGCCCTACCCCCCGGCGCGGCCGAGGTGCCGGCCGAAGCCGCTTTGCAAGCGCTGCTGGCCCACCTGGAGGCCACCGGCTCGGCGGCGGTGGAGGCAAGCACGCGGCTGCTCATTGCGCCTGGCTACCGCTTCCGGCTGGTGCAGGGGCTGATTACGAATTTTCATCAGCCCGAAAGCACGTTACTGCTGCTGGTGGCCGCCCTACTGGGGCCAGGCTGGCGCGCAGTGTATGCACACGCGCTGCGCCAGGGCTACCGGTTTTTGAGCTACGGCGACTCTTCGTTGCTACTGCCAGGCGCGGAGTAG